The Marinobacter gudaonensis region GGATTCGCCAAGGGACTGTTCGTGTTCCGTCCGCAACTCATCCAGGGAATTCAGTAGCATGCCCAGAGAATTTTTCATGTCGTGCACGGCCGATGCGAGCACCATGGAAAAGTCGATGTTCTGGTTGTTCATTCTGAAAGCCCTTTGAGTTTGCGTTGTAAGGCAACGTAGCGTTTGTGCTGCCTGTGCTGGGGAGGCAGGTCGGAGAGACGGTCCAGACAGCTCTGACACCGGCGTAGCAAGCCCGTGTCCGCTGGATTTTTGCTGTATTCCTTGAGAAGAACCTGAACCAGGTTCAGGTTGAGTGCCGCGTGGTCTGGCACAATTTCCAGCGCCCGGGCAAAAGTGTCGGCAGCGTCCTGGAGCTTGCCTTCTTCGAAGGCTTTAATGCCGTCACGATTGAGCGACCGTGCCTTGATCTTCTGGCGGAAGCCGACGGGTTCGTCGAGCAGGCTTTCGATCTTCTGAAGGATATCCGGGTCGTCACTGAACCGGTCCGACATGTTGGCAAGTAGCGCCTTGGCTTCGCCATCCTGGCCCATGCGGAACAGGGTTTTGGCAAAATCCAGGCCCGTTTGGGCGCCCATGGCAGACGGGTCACCCGCTTCCGTTCGTATGGCCTGCAGCATTTCGTTGGCCTGCCGGGTGTGGCCCTGACCGGCATAGACACGGCACTGGACAATCTTGCTGCGCAGGCCGATACCCTCTTCGTCTGGAAAACGCTTTTCCATTTTCTTGAGCACCGCGAGGGCTTCCCGTGCCCTTGCGGTTCCTTCCTCGTCCTGATCGCCCTCGCTGAGATCCGAGAGGGTCTGTCCGAGTGCAAGATAATGCTCGGAGTTGTCATGGATGGAGTAGGTGCCCAGTTCCACGGTGCGTCTCCAGGCCTCCGAGGCAGTGTCCATATCCTGGTTTGAGCTTGCCAGCTCGGCCAGGTACTTCTGGCGGAGGAGGGCGTTGGGCGAGTGCTCAGCAGCCTTCTCGAGGATTTGCTGTGCCTGGGTAGGTCGTCCCTGGCGTTCCAGACCTTCGGCCAGGAGGTCATAGGCCTCCATGTAGTCCGGATGTTTGGCGATGAGCTCTTTTAGGTTCTGTACCGCTTCATCGAAGCTGCGGTTCGCAAGCAGCACCTTGCAGCGCCCCAGCTGGGCCCAGGAAAGCTCGCGCTGCGAGAGGACGTCGTCGTAGATCTTGAGCGCGTGGGACAGATCGCCGAGGCGGAAGTAGAGATCCCCGAGGGTCTTCATCAGCCAGGTCTTATAGCGTGGCTGTCGGGGCAAGGCCTGGAGGCATAGGGAAATCGCTTCCGGGTAGTTTTCCCGATCGATTTCCCGGTTGATCGGCATCAGCGCGTTACGTTGGCTGATCAGGCTTCCCAGGCGCTTCTCCAGTACGGCCCGATTGATGGGCTTGGTGAGATAGGCGTCCGGTTGGTATTCCCGTGCCCCCATCACCATTTCCTTGGAGGTTTCGGCAGTCACCATCAGAAACAGCGACGAGCGCTTCAGGAGTTTCTTGTGGCGTAGTTCCTCCAGGATATGCTGCCCGTTCCGTCCCTCTCCCAGATTGAAGTCACACAGTACAACGTCAACATGATTGTAGGTGCAGTACTGGATCGCCTGATTGGCGTTTGATACCAGTTCGATCTTGTCGGCACCGCAACTCCGGAGCATCTGACGCATGGACAGACGGAAATTCTCGAAATCGTCTATAACCAGGTAGGTCAGCTTCCCGAACGGGTTAAAATCACTGCTGGAATCGGTCATGGGCGTTTCTGCTTGAGCTGTTTGTTAACCAGCGCCCGCAGTGCGGCCGGTTTAACGGGTTTGTAGAGGACCTGGTAGCCACGATTGATGGCATCCTCCCGGACTTCAGGCGCCATATAACCAGTAACCAGGATGCCAGGTATTTCTTTACCCAGATTTTCCCTGATGCTGTCCATGGCGTCGAGACCATTCTTGTTATCATCAAGCTGATAGTC contains the following coding sequences:
- a CDS encoding tetratricopeptide repeat-containing response regulator — its product is MTDSSSDFNPFGKLTYLVIDDFENFRLSMRQMLRSCGADKIELVSNANQAIQYCTYNHVDVVLCDFNLGEGRNGQHILEELRHKKLLKRSSLFLMVTAETSKEMVMGAREYQPDAYLTKPINRAVLEKRLGSLISQRNALMPINREIDRENYPEAISLCLQALPRQPRYKTWLMKTLGDLYFRLGDLSHALKIYDDVLSQRELSWAQLGRCKVLLANRSFDEAVQNLKELIAKHPDYMEAYDLLAEGLERQGRPTQAQQILEKAAEHSPNALLRQKYLAELASSNQDMDTASEAWRRTVELGTYSIHDNSEHYLALGQTLSDLSEGDQDEEGTARAREALAVLKKMEKRFPDEEGIGLRSKIVQCRVYAGQGHTRQANEMLQAIRTEAGDPSAMGAQTGLDFAKTLFRMGQDGEAKALLANMSDRFSDDPDILQKIESLLDEPVGFRQKIKARSLNRDGIKAFEEGKLQDAADTFARALEIVPDHAALNLNLVQVLLKEYSKNPADTGLLRRCQSCLDRLSDLPPQHRQHKRYVALQRKLKGLSE